acaaaaaatgttattgtatggaatcgatagcaagctaaacgcgctccgaatcaataaaaactattcaaaaactgtattttaattacagtatgcaaaattcgtattagtacaccccctaataaataaaaaaaccacgtatattttcaaattaattttaaaacaaatgcttgaaaccgttttattttatagataattaactaaaataaggccaaataaaaaaaccgctcacaaagtgtattgaaatgcaaaaaaaaaaattagaaagaaaaaaatgaacacttttcacagaagcaaaattcgtattagtacacatgtatttttaatgatttaaagagtaaataaaaaatagttcagaaaattaatattttgtaggataccctcgttgccttagaacagcagacaatctcttcggcatagattccaccaatttttttgtgagatttggagaaatcttcttccactctgatttgaggactttttttaaatgttctcggttccttatttgatgatgttccagctgctttttgaaaatcgaccatacattttctatgggattaatatccgggctttgtggtggtgttttgagataatttggacagttataaagcatccataaccttgtatccaacgccgtgtgcttagggtcgttatcttgttggaatatacatttttttttgcaacccaattttttggcacctttgcgtagattcttttttaaaatatcaatatattgcctcacagtcataattccatcaataaaatgcaactatcctactccgtttgccccgaaacatccccataccatcagagaaccaccaccgtgcttgaaagaaggctgcagatttcgtttttgaaggccagtattacactctctccaaattgttatgcgtccatcggacatttttatattaaatttacactcgtctgaaaaaattacccttttccaaaaccgcatatttttgtttaaatattgcctggcgaatataacacgctttcttctattgactgagcttacatacggttttctaaccgcagttctgcttctaaatcccaatttttttacataattgcgcactgtttgaggtgtaactttgatagaaaagtatttttctagttctgcagctagtgaaactccactgacggtggggtcttttctcataaggcgtttcaaataagtcttgtgcctctgcccaagctttgccctgttcacatttcgaagctttttgtcaatccttccactgtctctaaaaattttgactaagttttgtattgtagacacacttttctgcaatgttctcgcaatttcgcgtaaagactttccgtttttgttcatatttattattaatctcctagtttcgtttgactttggcgacattgcaagctaactccgcgaacttgaacaaatggctactaaaatgcaactgcccaaggttaaacattgaatcgtttcgaaaataaaggtaaataccaacaaattgtttacaaattcaacgcatactaagtgtactaatacgaattttgcctgcagtagaaatagctacactgctactaaagctatttttttcaattctatgcaaatgtttcggagtttttgttattattctatttttttatgaattatacaataccgcactacgattgaaatcaattgctttaaagtaaatttgaaaatatacgtggtatttttatttgtaagagggtgtactaatacgaactttgcatactgtatgtgcgatttactaatatagaacgtgaaaatagcgttttatttcgctgtaaaattgtatgtgcatataattacatggaattcagtacatacatagatacatatgtacatacgtccgaaatgaaataatgcgagcgattcgtaaatacatacatacatacatacgtcaccatacgatgtaattcaacattaatgaggtgtggtgagattatcgcttaacgcctgttgcttcattcggttgacagcgaacaaacacacaaacagctttttttggaaaaagagctgcttttgtttaaacaattttggttaaataacaaatatatcaatttttttttgatgcagaacgaaagtaaatatttcaaagttaaactctaagaaagtttcattttaattggttgattcgtttatgatttatggccctgaaaacaaaaaaattatgcttttttgccacattttgaccgattgccacgccccctttatatattttttcacattatatagatataaaccttcctcttcaatcaatctatctttaaaaaaaaccgcatcaaaatccgttgcgtagttttaaagatttaagcgattacgtggacatagggacagaaaaagcggctttgttttataatatgtagtgataaaccttcctcttcaatcaatctatcttcaaaaaaaaaccgcatcaaaatccgttgcgtagttttaaagatttaagcgattacgtggacatagggacagaaaaagcggctttgttttataatatgtagtgatataacatacatatgtataattgttaatacacatatatatgtatatgtatatgcattttcaTGTAATAAATGcttatgaacatacatatgcacatatgtagctattgtaatttattgttattcaactaaaaatacctttatatttttgttatctgCAGGTGACTCAGGATATCCGTTGGAACCATGGCTCCTTACTCCATACAGGAATTCTACGGAGGATTCagacgaacatttttttaatcaaaaacattCAAAGGGAAGGTCGTTAATTGAGAGAGTTTTTGGCGTTTTGAAAGGCCGATTTCGTTGCCTTCTACCTTCAAGGGAGTTGCACTATGCTCCAGAAAAGGTTGTGCAAATACTAAATGTTTGTTGTGCTctgcataatatatgtataatgttCAAAGTTCATCCTCCCAGTTAGAAATCGAACCGGAACAAGTGAACATGGTAAATATAGAAAATGTAGAAAATCTGAGTTTTGGAAATATAGCTAGACGTGTAagagaccaaataaaaaatgatatgaAATTACATATTTGGAAATTGCGTATGGCTATTACTTGTAGCAAGAAAAATGCGATAGTGACAGCTGTTTGACATTCACTTTCGCAATACAGAGTGCTGCCGATGCGAAAAGGGAGAAAAACTTGCGAAAGCGCAAAATGTGAATGCGAATGTCAAAATACCGAGTACCGATTCTGCGATTTCGtcaattttttctttcgcaTCGCATTACAGAGTAAGGGCCCTGATATTGCATCAGCCAATTTATGCGTCGTGATTGGTCGCCTTGTTTTCTAGTTTGGTAAAGTCCCGTTTTAGCGAGGCGACAGCGTCGGCAGCTGTCGCCGAGCGTGGTCCGGTAAGCACAAGATGTAGATGAACACAGGCAGTTCAGTTGTGTTCGGGATCTTTACGCACACGGAACGCGCTGCGCTAAACTAATGGCAAGTGATGGTGCAACATATACATAAACAACGAGgtgtgaaaattaaattgcgGAGCTTTGTCAATAAAGCAACGCAAATTAAGTCACGAGCATAACTTTATAAGTCAATACGATTTTAAGCATCCTTAGCAATCCTTcgaaggaggatggttccatgtgtagaagtccacgcaagtggggaaagttactgatcgccattcacttgggagtagccatgacgattcttctgcatatggttcaagcagctcacaacgtccgggattagcctacgtatcctctgggtagatTCCGACCACCCGTTCGGGCGGAGAAGGCGAGAAGGCGaggcattccaggatagctggttctgcgatttgagggcatgcacctgaaaTGTCCGaacccttaatggggaaggtgcctctgtccggctggttgatgtcctcgcgagagtaaaggctgacatcactgccatccaagagatgcgatggacggggcaaggcaagaaaaccataggaccccgtgacgtctactacagctgtcatgtaaaggagcACAAATTCGGTGTcagatttgttgtgggag
The Anastrepha ludens isolate Willacy chromosome X, idAnaLude1.1, whole genome shotgun sequence DNA segment above includes these coding regions:
- the LOC128870139 gene encoding putative nuclease HARBI1; the protein is MIRPSNDEHLFFNRKLKHSINAMVICDHKMQIRAVNGRFGGASHDSHIWNLSGEREYLKTAYENGDSGQRILGDSGYPLEPWLLTPYRNSTEDSDEHFFNQKHSKGRSLIERVFGVLKGRFRCLLPSRELHYAPEKVVQILNVCCALHNICIMFKVHPPS